One stretch of Excalfactoria chinensis isolate bCotChi1 chromosome 2, bCotChi1.hap2, whole genome shotgun sequence DNA includes these proteins:
- the GMNN gene encoding geminin, which yields MNSKMKQSLNVENPSGSLQKYLTDPACSAAPRRTLKMIQPSAKGCLVGRYNEKKSSVKRKLWNNKLTSSACKAEPSVDKEQENENADDVIQAVDLIKKSPSSQYWKEVAEERRKALYEVLQENEKLHKEIEQKDGEIARLKEENEELMSLAEHVHYLTSMIERLTGQESDNLETLGSLALDESNQENEDLNLEGDADSTSSEGPSQVSCGLRKSVSELASSEGNY from the exons ATGAattctaaaatgaaacaaagcctGAATGTGGAAAACCCGTCTGGATCTCTGCAG aAGTACCTCACAGACcctgcatgcagtgctgccCCAAGACGGACTCTTAAGATGATTCAGCCTTCTGCAAAAGGTTGCCTGGTTGGAAGGTATAATGAG AAGAAATCTTCAGTCAAGAGGAAACTGTGGAATAACAAGCTTACCTCTTCAGCATGTAAAGCTGAACCATCTGTGgacaaagagcaagaaaatgagAACGCGGATGATGTCATTCAAGCTGTAGATCTCATAAAAA AAAGTCCTTCATCTCAATATTGGAAAGAAGTGgctgaagaaaggaggaaggcgCTGTATGAAGTgcttcaagaaaatgaaaag TTGCACAAAGAGATTGAACAGAAAGATGGTGAAATTGCCCGcctgaaggaggaaaatgagGAGCTCATGTCACTGGCTGAACATGTGCATTATTTGACCAGCATGATAGAG AGGCTAACAGGGCAAGAATCTGATAATCTTGAGACGCTGGGGAGTCTGGCTTTAGATGAATCCAATCAGGAAAATGAAGACCTTAACCTTGAAGGTGATGCAGACAGCACTTCTTCAGAAGGGCCATCACAAGTATCCTGTGGCTTAAGGAAGAGTGTATCAGAACTTGCTTCAAGTGAAGGAAATTACTGA
- the C2H6orf62 gene encoding uncharacterized protein C6orf62 homolog, giving the protein MGDPNSRKKQALNRLRAQLRKKKESLADQFDFKMYIAFVFKDKKKKSALFEVSEVIPVMTNNYEENILRGVRDSSYSLESSLELLQKDVVQLHAPRYQSMRRDVIGCTQEMDFILWPRNDIEKIVCLLFSRWKGSDEPFRPVQAKFEFHHGDYEKQFLHVLSRKDKTGIVVNNPTQSVFLFIDRQHLQTPKNKATIFKLCSICLYLPQEQLTHWTVGTIEDHLRPYMPE; this is encoded by the exons ATGGGGGACCCAAACTCCCGGAAGAAACAAGCTCTGAACAGACTTCGTGCTcagcttagaaagaaaaaagaatctttaGCTGACCAGTTTGACTTCAAGATGTACATTGCCTTTGTGTTCAAGGACAAG aagaaaaagtcaGCGCTTTTTGAAGTGTCTGAAGTGATACCAGTCATGACCAataattatgaagaaaatatcCTGAGAGGTGTGCGGGATTCCAGCTATTCCTTGGAAAGTTCCTTAGAGCTTCTGCAGAAGGATGTAGTACAGCTTCATGCACCCCGCTACCAGTCTATGCGCAGG GATGTGATCGGCTGTACCCAGGAGATGGACTTCATTCTTTGGCCTCGTAATGACATTGAGAAGATAGTCTGTCTCCTGTTTTCTCGGTGGAAGGGATCTGATGAACCTTTTAGGCCTGTTCAG GCCAAGTTTGAGTTTCATCACGGTGACTACGAAAAACAGTTTCTGCATGTTCTGAGCCGAAAGGACAAGACTGGAATTGTTGTCAACAACCCTACCCAGTCAGTGTTTCTCTTCATTGACAGACAGCACTTGCAG ACTCCAAAAAACAAAGCTACGATCTTCAAGTTATGCAGCATCTGCCTGTACCTGCCACAGGAGCAGCTCACTCACTGGACGGTTGGTACCATAGAGGATCACCTCCGTCCTTACATGCCAGAGTAA